Proteins encoded within one genomic window of Micromonospora halotolerans:
- a CDS encoding pyridoxamine 5'-phosphate oxidase family protein, translating into MASWSEFAADEPRLADEIRLLLQQYGPGFGYLATVRADGGPRVHPVSPVITDDGLWCFVIDSPKRRDLERDGRYALHSFPPEESDDEAYVAGRAIPVTDPATVARVARIGRAAPQGDWRLFEFTVDAAMLTRRDQVASPGTGRPEVRVWLDPGANAPARRDPLAPEGRRGRHGFDTRRSAA; encoded by the coding sequence ATGGCTTCCTGGTCCGAATTCGCCGCCGACGAGCCTCGACTCGCCGACGAGATCCGCCTCCTGTTGCAGCAGTACGGGCCGGGTTTCGGCTACCTCGCCACGGTCCGCGCCGACGGCGGCCCGCGCGTGCACCCGGTCTCCCCGGTCATCACCGACGACGGGCTCTGGTGCTTCGTCATCGACTCGCCCAAGCGTCGCGACCTCGAACGCGACGGCCGCTACGCGCTGCACTCCTTCCCGCCGGAGGAGAGCGACGACGAGGCCTACGTGGCCGGCCGGGCCATCCCGGTGACCGACCCGGCGACCGTCGCCCGGGTGGCCCGGATCGGCCGCGCCGCGCCGCAGGGCGACTGGCGGCTGTTCGAGTTCACCGTCGACGCGGCGATGCTGACCCGGCGCGACCAGGTGGCCAGCCCCGGCACCGGCCGGCCCGAGGTGCGCGTCTGGCTCGACCCGGGGGCCAACGCCCCGGCCCGGCGTGACCCGCTCGCCCCGGAAGGCCGGCGCGGCCGGCACGGCTTCGACACCCGCCGCTCGGCGGCCTGA
- the dcd gene encoding dCTP deaminase, whose product MLLSDRDLVSEIKAGTLALEPFEPTLVQPSSIDVRLDRLFRVFNNHLYTHIDPSVQQDDLTSMVEVPEGQPFVLHPGEFVLASTLEVISLGDQLAGRLEGKSSLGRLGLLTHSTAGFIDPGFSGHVTLELSNVANLPITLWPGMKIGQLCIFRLSSPAEHPYGSAVYGSRYQGQRGPTPSRSWQSWRTWPTR is encoded by the coding sequence ATGCTGCTCTCCGACCGCGACCTGGTCTCCGAGATCAAGGCGGGCACGCTCGCGCTGGAGCCCTTCGAGCCCACGCTGGTGCAGCCGTCCAGCATCGACGTCCGTCTGGACCGGTTGTTCCGGGTCTTCAACAACCATCTCTACACGCACATCGACCCGTCCGTGCAGCAGGACGATCTCACCTCGATGGTGGAGGTGCCCGAGGGCCAGCCGTTCGTGCTGCACCCGGGGGAGTTCGTGCTCGCCTCCACGCTGGAGGTGATCTCGCTGGGCGACCAGCTCGCCGGGCGCCTGGAGGGCAAGAGCTCGCTGGGCCGGCTCGGCCTGCTCACCCACTCGACCGCCGGCTTCATCGACCCGGGCTTCTCCGGTCACGTCACGCTGGAGCTGTCCAACGTGGCGAACCTGCCGATCACGCTCTGGCCGGGCATGAAGATCGGCCAGCTCTGCATCTTCCGGCTCTCCTCGCCGGCCGAGCACCCGTACGGCTCGGCGGTGTACGGCTCGCGCTACCAGGGTCAGCGCGGCCCGACCCCGAGCCGCTCCTGGCAGAGCTGGCGCACCTGGCCGACCCGCTGA